From Polyangium spumosum, a single genomic window includes:
- a CDS encoding efflux RND transporter permease subunit — translation MNVSRPFVTRPVMTTLSMLAIVIFGIAGFRALPVSDLPNVDFPTIAVTATLPGASPETMAAAVATPLERRFSTIAGVDAMTSTSGLGSTQIVLQFDLTRDIDAAALDVQSMIARAARDLPPDMPTPPSFQKVNPAESPILYLALRSETLPLSEVSEYAETTIAQRVSMIPGVAQVLVWGSQKYAVRIRLDPRALASREIGIDEVAAAVARENVNLPTGVLEGPDRAYVIQASGGLLRASAFRPIIVAYRDGAPVRLEELGTVLDSVENVRVESHYNGDRSIVLALQRQPGSNTVAVVDAVRELLPDLRAEIPAAVEIDTLYDRSVSIRESVADVEHTLLITIGLVVLVIGIFLRDLRSTLVASLALPISLIGTFAGMWALDYSLDNLSLLALTLSVGFVVDDAIVVLENVFRHLEMGKKPLQAALDGAGEIGFTVVSMTTSLVAVFVPVLFLGGIVGRLLREFAVTMSIAILVSGVVSLCLTPMLASRFLRLKSKKKHDEARAATTGRLDRAYARSLGFVMQHRFATLVVSFLLLGGTIVLGVIVPKGLFPSEDTGQIFAQTRAAQGTSFEAMSEYQAAAAAIVREHPAVRHVMSSHGGSNTGRLFIRLKDRDERDQKPEEVIADLRPKLAALPGLGVYMQNPPSIRLGGQLTRGLFQFTLTGTDTDELYDAAAELEQEMRNVPGLVDVTSDLERRTPEVELVIDRDRAATLGVSARSIEEALFSAYAGRLVSTIYAEANQYSVLLEVDPRFARDPSALGLLYVRAAGGELVPLSAISRIEEGTGPLSVSHLGQLPAVTISFNLAEGAPLGEAVAGVSALARERLPDTITTQFQGSAKVFRESLGGLGFLLILAILVIYVVLGILYESFIHPITILSGLPSAGFGALCALLLLGEELNVYSFVGVLLLVGIVKKNAIMMIDFALEAERRDKKPAAEAIVEGARIRFRPIMMTTMAALAGALPIALGFGAGAEARRPLGIAVVGGLVVSQLLTLYITPVIYTYLDAAGARVTQAFARRKARATSAT, via the coding sequence ATGAACGTCTCGCGCCCCTTCGTGACGCGGCCCGTGATGACCACGCTCTCCATGCTGGCCATCGTGATCTTCGGCATCGCCGGGTTTCGCGCGCTCCCGGTGAGTGATCTGCCGAATGTCGATTTTCCGACCATCGCCGTGACGGCCACGCTCCCGGGCGCGAGCCCGGAGACCATGGCCGCGGCCGTGGCGACGCCGCTCGAGCGGCGGTTCTCGACCATCGCCGGCGTCGACGCGATGACCTCGACCTCGGGCCTCGGCAGCACGCAGATCGTGCTCCAGTTCGATCTCACGCGCGACATCGACGCCGCGGCGCTCGACGTGCAATCGATGATCGCGCGCGCCGCGCGGGATCTGCCGCCCGACATGCCCACGCCGCCGAGCTTCCAGAAGGTGAACCCGGCGGAGTCGCCCATCCTCTACCTCGCGCTCCGCAGCGAGACCTTGCCGCTCTCGGAGGTCTCCGAATACGCGGAGACCACGATCGCCCAGCGTGTCTCGATGATCCCCGGCGTCGCGCAGGTCCTCGTCTGGGGCTCGCAGAAATATGCCGTGCGTATCCGGCTCGATCCGCGGGCGCTCGCCTCGCGGGAGATCGGCATCGACGAGGTCGCCGCCGCCGTCGCCCGCGAGAACGTGAATCTACCGACGGGCGTGCTCGAAGGCCCGGACCGCGCATACGTGATCCAGGCGAGCGGCGGCCTGCTCCGGGCGAGCGCGTTCCGGCCGATCATCGTGGCGTATCGCGACGGCGCGCCCGTCCGGCTGGAGGAGCTCGGTACCGTCCTCGACAGCGTCGAGAACGTCCGCGTCGAGAGCCATTACAATGGCGATCGCTCCATCGTCCTCGCCTTGCAGAGGCAGCCGGGCTCGAACACCGTCGCCGTCGTCGACGCCGTGCGGGAGCTCCTGCCCGACCTGCGCGCCGAGATCCCCGCCGCCGTCGAGATTGACACGCTCTACGATCGTTCGGTCTCCATCCGCGAATCGGTCGCCGACGTCGAGCACACGCTTCTCATCACGATCGGCCTCGTCGTGCTGGTCATCGGTATCTTCTTGCGGGATCTGCGCTCGACCCTCGTGGCGAGCCTCGCGCTTCCGATCTCGCTCATCGGCACGTTCGCGGGCATGTGGGCGCTCGACTATAGCCTCGACAACCTCTCGCTCCTCGCGCTCACGCTCAGCGTGGGCTTCGTCGTCGACGACGCGATCGTCGTCCTCGAGAACGTCTTCCGGCACCTCGAGATGGGGAAAAAGCCGCTCCAGGCGGCGCTCGACGGCGCGGGCGAGATTGGCTTCACGGTCGTGTCGATGACGACCTCGCTCGTCGCGGTCTTCGTCCCGGTGCTCTTCCTCGGCGGGATCGTGGGGCGCCTGCTCCGCGAGTTCGCCGTGACCATGAGCATCGCGATCCTCGTCTCCGGCGTGGTCTCGTTATGCCTCACGCCCATGCTGGCGAGCCGGTTCTTGCGGTTGAAATCGAAAAAAAAACACGACGAGGCGCGCGCCGCGACGACGGGCAGGCTGGACCGGGCGTATGCAAGGAGCCTCGGCTTCGTCATGCAGCACAGGTTCGCGACGCTCGTCGTATCGTTTTTGCTGCTCGGGGGGACGATCGTGCTCGGCGTGATCGTGCCGAAGGGCCTCTTTCCGAGCGAGGACACGGGGCAAATCTTCGCGCAGACACGCGCCGCGCAGGGCACCTCGTTCGAGGCGATGAGCGAATACCAGGCGGCCGCGGCGGCGATCGTGCGAGAGCACCCGGCCGTCCGGCACGTGATGTCCTCCCACGGCGGCTCCAACACGGGCCGCCTCTTCATTCGATTGAAGGATCGGGACGAGCGTGATCAAAAACCAGAGGAGGTGATCGCCGACCTCCGCCCGAAACTCGCCGCGCTCCCGGGGCTCGGCGTGTACATGCAAAACCCGCCGTCCATCCGCCTCGGCGGTCAGCTCACGCGTGGGCTCTTTCAATTCACGTTGACGGGCACGGACACGGACGAGCTCTACGACGCGGCGGCGGAGCTCGAGCAGGAGATGCGAAACGTCCCCGGTCTCGTCGACGTGACGAGTGATCTCGAGCGGCGGACGCCCGAGGTCGAGCTCGTCATCGACCGGGATCGGGCGGCCACGCTCGGCGTCTCGGCGCGTAGCATCGAGGAGGCGCTTTTTTCGGCATACGCGGGCCGGCTCGTCTCGACCATTTACGCGGAGGCGAACCAGTACTCCGTGCTCCTCGAGGTCGATCCACGCTTCGCCCGCGATCCGAGCGCGCTCGGGCTGCTCTACGTGCGCGCAGCGGGCGGCGAGCTCGTGCCGCTCAGCGCCATTTCGCGGATCGAGGAGGGGACGGGTCCACTCAGCGTCAGCCACCTCGGGCAATTACCCGCCGTGACGATCTCCTTCAACCTGGCCGAAGGGGCGCCGCTCGGCGAGGCCGTCGCGGGCGTGTCGGCGCTCGCGCGGGAGCGATTGCCCGACACCATCACGACGCAATTCCAGGGCAGCGCGAAGGTCTTCCGCGAATCCCTGGGCGGGCTCGGCTTCCTGCTCATACTCGCCATCCTGGTGATCTACGTGGTACTCGGCATCCTCTACGAGAGCTTCATCCACCCGATCACAATCCTCTCGGGCCTACCCTCGGCAGGCTTCGGCGCGCTCTGCGCGCTGCTCCTGCTCGGCGAGGAGCTCAACGTATATTCATTCGTCGGCGTGCTCTTGCTCGTGGGTATCGTGAAAAAAAACGCGATCATGATGATCGATTTCGCGCTGGAGGCAGAGCGACGCGACAAAAAGCCCGCAGCGGAGGCGATCGTGGAAGGAGCAAGAATCCGCTTCCGGCCAATCATGATGACCACGATGGCAGCACTCGCGGGCGCATTGCCGATCGCGCTCGGGTTCGGCGCGGGCGCCGAGGCACGACGTCCACTCGGCATCGCAGTGGTCGGCGGGCTCGTGGTGTCGCAACTCTTGACGCTCTACATCACGCCGGTCATCTACACGTACCTCGACGCAGCAGGCGCACGTGTGACTCAAGCCTTCGCGCGGCGGAAGGCACGCGCGACGAGCGCGACATAA
- a CDS encoding efflux RND transporter periplasmic adaptor subunit → MRALLLLLTLILLAPACSRERSGPPEQPRAPVRVVFSEIATVPIELSAIGTVEPSASVSLRPRVTGLVTAVKFQEGADVAAGDVLFLLDRRPFEVALREALSNLERSRTQAANAKAEADRYEELAAAGVASRQDAELRRAEARAAVAAVEAFRAATAQRRLDLEYTTLRAPIAGRTGSILVREGNIVRANETVLVDIARLAPTFVTFTLPEASVPALQEARANATEPLPVLAEVSGGHSAEGILTFVDNTIDRATGTLRLRATFDNDDRALWPGQFVQATVRLGVRQGAVVIPSEALQTGPSGTFVFVVGADETAQMRPVQAGERAPGGRVLVQSGLAAGERVVTDGHLRIRPGAPVTIVDGRVEEEAR, encoded by the coding sequence ATGCGAGCGCTCCTGCTCCTCCTCACGCTCATCCTCCTCGCGCCCGCCTGCTCGCGTGAGCGGAGCGGACCGCCCGAGCAGCCGCGGGCGCCCGTACGTGTCGTGTTCTCCGAGATCGCGACCGTGCCCATCGAGCTCTCCGCCATTGGTACGGTCGAGCCGTCGGCGAGCGTCTCCTTGCGGCCGCGGGTGACCGGCCTCGTCACGGCCGTGAAATTCCAGGAGGGCGCGGACGTGGCCGCGGGTGACGTGCTCTTCCTCCTCGATCGGCGGCCCTTCGAGGTCGCGCTCCGCGAGGCGCTCTCGAACCTCGAGCGCAGCCGCACGCAGGCGGCGAACGCGAAGGCCGAGGCCGATCGGTATGAAGAGCTCGCGGCCGCGGGCGTGGCGAGCCGGCAAGACGCCGAGCTCCGGCGCGCGGAGGCGCGGGCCGCGGTCGCGGCGGTGGAGGCATTTCGCGCGGCCACGGCCCAGCGGCGGCTCGACCTCGAATACACGACCCTGCGCGCGCCCATCGCCGGGCGGACGGGCAGCATCCTCGTGCGCGAGGGCAATATCGTGCGGGCGAACGAGACCGTGCTCGTCGACATCGCGCGCCTCGCGCCCACGTTTGTCACGTTCACCCTCCCCGAGGCGAGCGTGCCGGCATTGCAGGAGGCCCGCGCGAATGCGACGGAGCCGCTCCCCGTACTCGCCGAGGTGTCGGGTGGCCATTCTGCCGAGGGGATCCTCACGTTCGTCGACAACACGATCGATCGAGCGACGGGCACCTTGCGGCTACGCGCCACCTTCGACAACGACGACCGAGCGCTCTGGCCGGGGCAATTCGTGCAAGCGACCGTGCGGCTCGGCGTGCGGCAGGGCGCGGTCGTCATTCCCTCGGAGGCCCTCCAGACCGGCCCCTCCGGCACGTTCGTCTTCGTGGTCGGCGCGGACGAGACCGCCCAGATGCGGCCCGTGCAAGCGGGCGAGCGCGCGCCCGGCGGGCGGGTCCTCGTGCAATCGGGGCTCGCTGCGGGCGAGCGCGTGGTCACGGACGGGCATTTGCGCATCCGGCCGGGCGCGCCCGTGACCATCGTGGACGGGCGCGTGGAGGAGGAGGCGCGATGA